ACTGCGCTAACTCAGCAGGATATGCTCTGTGGCTAATACAGCATTTTGTAACTCTCTGACATATCGCCACAGGTTGGCACCTTTCGCTCATTTGGTACGCTCGTACAGCGAGTCATGACAAATTAATGCACACATTTTATGTTGTCGCGTCTCTACAATTTTCATCCGCAACCCTGTTGTGGGCGGTCTACTACCACAAACCACTTGACATTGATTTTATTGAATATTTTGCAAGCGCACTGGGAAGGTGCAATTTAAGACAAATCCCGAATTCATGCGGGTTTGCGGCCTCATTTATCGTGAAACCCACAGGCTTATCCACAGAAATTGTGGAAAAGTGCCTGAAAGCCTCACGGGGCGTGGCTTTGGTCACGGTGTAGCTCAGAGGGCTTATCTGAGGGTCTGTTTGTAATTTAACTACATCTGTAATGGCCATAATATGCAGCTTCACTTGCTGATACCTTAACCTTGATACGTTTTGGCGCCGCTTTACGGGCTGAATTCAATCTTTCGCACGCTAAAACAGTGACTTGCTGGGCAAAAGCTGAACATAGTGTTGATTTTCACGCCACGATGCACATTAGATGAGCACTTAACGTCTTAATCACACTTTTTTTGGTTTCCGGCGTTGACTCATCAGGCCACCCGTTTTACTATGCGCTCCGTTCTCAGCGAGCAGTTGTTTTACAACGATTCCCCTGTAGTTCAGTCGGTAGAACGGCGGACTGTTAATCCGTATGTCACTGGTTCAAGTCCAGTCAGGGGAGCCACTCACTGAAACGCGCCTTTAACGGCATGAAGTTACTCGCAAAAATTTGTTCCCCTGTAGTTCAGTCGGTAGAACGGCGGACTGTTAATCCGTATGTCACTGGTTCAAGTCCAGTCAGGGGAGCCAACTTCACTTGCGATACAATCTGTTCCCCTGTAGTTCAGTCGGTAGAACGGCGGACTGTTAATCCGTATGTCACTGGTTCAAGTCCAGTCAGGGGAGCCAACTTCACTTGCGATACAATCTGTTCCCCTGTAGTTCAGTCGGTAGAACGGCGGACTGTTAATCCGTATGTCACTGGTTCAAGTCCAGTCAGGGGAGCCAATCGCACTTCAGTTTTCTTCGATTCCCCTGTAGTTCAGTCGGTAGAACGGCGGACTGTTAATCCGTATGTCACTGGTTCAAGTCCAGTCAGGGGAGCCATCGAAATCCATCCCCTCCCGTGATATTTACTCTTGCAGCTCAAATCCTGTTGATTTGGATTTTGTTTTCTCTGCTTTGAGGTTACACTTTTCGCTGCTTTTCACATTCTTTAGCTAAAATCTTCAAAACGGCGTTAATGGAATTAGCCATGAGTTTGACCAAAACTTTCCCCCTCGCGCTTATTTTGCTTTTCGGTGGTGCAGCCCTTTGGTTACATCAAGAGAATCTTGGCCTGATGCAGGATGATCGTCAGGCCCTGGAAGCGCAATATCAGAACAAATCCACTGAATTGGTATCCTGGCATGGCGATGGCCAGGCACTCTACCAACACCTGCAAAAAGACATCAAATTGCAGTTTTTTCAGTACACGGATGGCACTGACGGCAGTCGTAACTTCACCACCGGACAACTGCAGAAAACACCTGAATCGGTCTTGGAAAACCTGTTTCCGCTGGAGATAACTGATACCCGTAACCTACCCGATGGCCGTTTGATGGTGAAATTGGACACCAGCCTTCCCCGAGCTCAGGCAGTCAAAACCTACTCAGAGCAGCTATTCATGCTTACCTGTTTGTGGGGTGCTTCTTTACTGCTGTTTTTTGGATTGGCATCCACCCTGTCCCGTAAAATCCAATACGCAGCCGACTATCTGAAGTCACTTGCCGAGCTGAATTTCTCACCGCCCGAGCAATCCAAACTCGGTGGTGAGTTAAAGCCCCTTGCCAGCGCATTTGAAGAAGCCCGGCAAGCACTCAAACACAAAATTGATGGTTTACATCAGGAAAACGAAAAACTGTCCCGCGCCGCATTTCAAGATCCCATTACCGGTTTTGGCAGCCGCGCACGCTTTACCCGTAAGTTGGATGAGTTGGCCAAGAGTGAGAAGGATTTACTCGGTTCGCTCGCCATGTTGCAAGCTACCGAGCTTGGTACCATCAATCAGCTCAAGGGCCGCACCGCCGGTGACGACTATCTTGCGAAAGTGGCAGGATGTTTACGCAAGGCAGGTAGCGCCTTTCCTGAAGCGGAGTTTTACCGAATAAGCAGCTCTGACTTTGCGGTATTCCTGCCCAACCTGGTTATCAGCGATGCAGAACGCTTTCTTGAGCCACTGAAAACCTTACTCGACGAATATCAGTCAACCGCAGCCATGGAATCTGTCGCCTACACCGGACTGGTGCCTTATAAAAGCGGGGTTGACCCGGTAGGTTTGCTCAGTCTCTCCGATGCGGCGCTCAGTATCGCCCAAACCCTGGGTTCAAACAGTTTTCATGTGCTTGAAAAATTCAGTGACGATCAGGAAATTGGCGATAATCGCTGGCAAGTAGCCATTACCGAGATTATTACCCAACGCGCGGTGCGATTCTTTCAGCAACCCATCCAACCCTGCCGCAGTGAGGTGGAAGTTTACCGCGAACTCTTTGCCCGCTTCTTTAATGCTGAAGGCAAGGTTTTGCCAACGGCCACTGTGATTGCCATGGCTGAACGCCACGGGCTAAGCCAGGAACTGGATAAGCTGGTGGTGCTGTCCGCAGTGCGCATGCTGCTGGATAATCCCAACTTAACCGGTGCCTACGGGGTAAATATCAGCGCGGTGTCGGCGACCGATGATAATTTTGTGGTTTGGCTTAAAGATCTCCTGACCAAACACAGGGCCATTTCTACCCGACTGGTATTGGAAATCAACGAGAGTGGTCTCCAAACCAATATGCAGGGCAGTTTCCGCTTTATTCGGGACGTACACAGCGTAGGCACCCGGGTATCCATTGAGCGTTTTGGCATGGGCTTTACGTCCTTTAAATTCTTCAGGGAAGTCAGACCCGATTATATCAAGCTCGATGCCACCTACAGCGAAGCCATTGATCAAGACGCCAATAACAAGTTTTTTGTGCGCATGATGATAGATATCGCCAGACGTATCGGTGTCAGGGTCATTGCCTGCGGCGTGGAACGTCAGGAAGAAAAGCTGACGCTGGAAAAATTAATGGTGGATGGTTTGCAAGGCTTCTATATTGCCAAACCGGAACCTGCCACCGGCAAAGACGTGCTTGACGAGAAACTCGCCCGGCAGCGTTAACCCTGCATTTGATGTGTTGTTAATAAGACTCAAAAAGCCGATAATACCCGGCACCGACCGCTAATGCTTTGTTGCGATGAGTGAATATCTCCTGTTGTTGATCGGTACTGTACTGGTCAACAACTTCGTATTGGTAAAATTTCTCGGACTTTGCCCCTTTATGGGGGTGTCAGGCAAGCTTGAGTCTGCCATCGGTATGTCGATGGCGACGACTTTTGTATTGACTCTGGCATCTGTTCTCAGTTTTCTGGTGAACCAGTACCTGCTGGCGCCTTTTGATTTGACCTATCTTCGCACCATGAGCTTTATTCTGGTGATTGCCGTTGTAGTGCAATTTACTGAAATGCTGGTACAAAAAACCAGTGCAAGCCTGCATCGTGCACTGGGCATCTATCTGCCGTTGATTACCACCAACTGCGCCGTACTTGGCGTTGCCCTGCTCAATGTCAACGAGCAGCACAACTTCCTGGAGTCTGCCATCTACGGTTTTGGCGCCGCGGCGGGATTCTCTTTGGTGCTCATTCTTTTCTCTGCCATGCGTGAACGCCTTGCCGCGGCCGATGTGCCCATGCCTTTTCGGGGCGGCGCCATTGCCATGATCACTGCAGGCCTGATGTCTCTGGCCTTTATGGGCTTTACCGGTTTGGTGAAATAATGTCTGCAGTCATGATAGCCGTTGTATTGCTGGGCCTGCTGGCATTGGTATTCGGTGCCATATTGGGCTTTGCCGCCGTTAAATTTAAGGTGGAAGGCGATCCCCTTGTTGATCAGGTCGAGTCCCTGCTGCCGCAAACCCAATGTGGCCAGTGTGGTTATCCCGGTTGCCGCCCCTACGCCGAAGCCATCGCCGGCGGCGACCAAATCAACAAATGCCCGCCGGGTGGCACCGCCACCATGGAAAAAATCGCCGAGCTCATGGGGGTTGAACCACAGCCCCTGTCTGCCTCAACCGAACAGCAAGTCAAAAAAGTCGCCTACATTCGGGAAGATGAGTGTATCGGCTGTACCAAATGTATTCAGGCTTGTCCGGTGGACGCTATTGTCGGCGCCGGTAAGCTTATGCACACCGTCATTACCCAGGACTGCACCGGCTGCGATCTTTGTGTCGAGCCCTGCCCCGTCGATTGCATCGACATGCTCCCTGTCACTCAGGACATCAAGACCTGGAACTGGAAACTGAGTGCGATTCCCGTGATGCAGCTCGAAGAGGATAAACAGTGCTGACGCTTTTGGAACAACTGGATAAAGGCACGCTTTGGCGCTCACCCGGTGGTATTCATCCTCCTGAGATGAAATCCGTCTCCAATGGCACTGCCATCGCCCCGCTGCCACTGTTTGCTGAATACCTGATCCCGTTGCCTCAGGTAGGCGAACAGGCCATTCTCGCCGTCAAGGTGGGAGATGAGGTACGTAAAGGTCAGGCGCTTACTCAAGGCCAGGGCGTTGGCTATTTGCCGGCCCATGCCCCCACGTCAGGCCGCATCAAAGCCATTGAATCACGACCAAGCAACCACGCATCAGCCCTGCCCGTGCTGACTTTGGTGCTGGAAAGCGATGGACAAGACAAGTGGTGTGAACTTAACAGCGCTTCGCTGGACGAGCTTTCACCGGCCGAAATGGTGAAAAAGGTCCAGGATGCCGGTATCGCCGGTATGGGCGGTGCGGCATTCCCGAGCCACATTAAATTGAGTCCCGCCAGTGAAATTGAGTTGGTGATAGTCAATGGTGTCGAGTGTGAGCCCTACATCACCGCGGACGATCGTCTGATGCGCGAACATGCCGATGACATCATCGCAGGCGTCGGCATAGTAGAGCGCATCCTCGCCCCCAAACGTATCATCATCGCCATCGAAGATAACAAACCTGAAGCCGCTGATGCCATGCGAGCCGCCATCAATCGCAGCCAGATGCCGGCAGGACTGGTCAGGGTTACAGTTATCCCCACCAAATACCCTTCCGGCGGCGAAAAGCAGCTTATTCAGATAGTAACAGGCCAGGAAGTGCCCTCGGGTGCGATTCCCGCTCAGCTCGGCATTTTGGTGCATAACGTGGGTACATTATTTGCCATCCGCGATGCCGTTATTGACGGTAAACCACTGATAGAGCGGATTATCACTGTTACCGGTAATGCGGTAAGTGAACCCGGGAACTACCGCGCACTGATTGGCACCAAGGTTCAGGATGTACTTGACCACTGTGGATTTCGCGCTGCAGAGGCCCAGAAAATCATTATGGGTGGCCCCATGATGGGTTACACCCTCGCCAATACCGAGGTACCGCTTTTAAAAGGCAGTAACTGCCTGCTTGTGCCAAACGGGCTCGAAATCACCGAGATGCCACCCGAAAAGCCCTGCATTCGCTGTGGCGAATGTGCTGTCGCCTGCCCGGCTTTGTTGTTGCCACAGCAGCTCTTTTGGCACGCCAAGGCCGAAGAATATGACAAGGCACAGAGCTACAACCTGAAAGATTGTATCGAGTGCGGCTGCTGCAGCTATGTCTGCCCCAGTGATATCCCGCTGGTAGAATATTACCGGGTTGCCAAGGCCGCCATTAGGCAGCAGGCCGAAGAAAAAGCCAGTGCAGAGCGCGCCAAAGTGAGATTTGAAGCCCGCATTGCCCGCCTCGAAGAAGAGAAAGCGGCCCGCGAAGCCAAGGCCAAAGAGGCGGCGGAAAAACGCAAAGCTGCCATGGCAGGCGGCGAAAAGGATGCCATAGCAGCAGCCCTCGCCCGGGTTCAGGCTAAAAAGGCCGCTCAGGGCCAAGCGGCTGCACAAGAGGACGCATCTCCCACGACGCCATCTTCAGACTCGGCTGCGGATCCCAAAGCTGGTGTGGCTGCAGCCATTGCGCGCGCCAAGGCCAAAAAGGCCGCGCTGGCATCGGGTGGCAATAGTGCTACTGCCGATAGCGCACAGACCACTGAGAATAACGGGGCGAAAGACGCTGACAGCGCTGAAAGTGAGAACCTGACTCCGGCAGCAGAGATTCAAGACACCAAGCGAGCAGCTGTTGCCTCAGCCATCGCCAAGGCGAAAGCCAAAAAGGCCGCAAAGGATGCCGATGACCAACAGGTGACTGCGCCAGACAGCGCAGCCCCAGCGTCACCGCTGACAGACGCCCCCGCGATGGATGACAAAGCGGCACGGGTAGCCGCCGCTGTTGCAAAGGCCAAGGCGAAGAAATTGGCCGCAGGCGCTGCTGAGACCACGCCACAGGATGTCGCCGTTCAGCCTGATGGGGGTATCAACCCAGAGGAGCCAGCGGCGCCAAGCGGACGTGATGAAGACAGCCCTGTGGACGAAAAGGCGGCCAGAGTCGCCGCAGCGGTAGCCAAAGCCAAGGCGAAAGCAGCGGCAAAACGCGCACAGGTACAACCCGAATCCGCTGAAGTTGCAGACATTCACTCTGATACCCAAGCTAAAGAGGCTCAAGAGGCCGACATTCAGGTAACCGCCAATATGGCTGGCGACACTCAGCATATCGACACTGGCTCTGAGCAAGATATCCCCGCTATGCATCATTCAGGCGCAGAGACGTTGGCAGTTTTGCCATCGGATGCCGAGGCGCTCAAGAAAGCCCGTATTGCTGCTGCCGTCGCCAAAGCCAAGGCCAAAAAAGCCGCCAAGGAGCATGAATAATCATGGCGTTCAAGATTGCATCCTCACCCCATGTGCGTAAAGACAGCCAGACATCGGCCGTGATGCAGCGCGTCATTCTTGCTGCCTTACCGGGCCTCGCTGTTCAGTGCTATTTCTTTGGTTGGGGCACCTTTATCCAGGTGTGTGTTGCCATTGCCACAGCCGTGGCCGCTGAGGCCCTGGTTTTGAAGCTGAGAAATCGCCCGGTTTCTCCCACCTTGATGGACCAGAGTGCAGTGCTGACTGCCCTTTTGATTGGCGTCGCCATTCCACCGCTGGCCCCCTGGTATTTGGTGGTGATAGGCACGGTATTCGCCATCGTAATGGTGAAACAGCTTTATGGTGGTCTGGGGCAAAATCTCTTTAACCCGGCCATGGCAGCCTATGTATTGCTGCTGGTTTCCTTTCCGGTACTGATGACGACCTGGGCTGCGCCAAGTACGCTGGCCCAAAGCAGTGCCGGCATTCTGGATGCCATTGAAGTTATCTTTTCGACCCATGGCGCCGCAGACTTTGCGCTGGGCATTGATGGCGTGTCCATGGCAACTCCACTGGATACACTGAAAACCGACTTGTCCATGGGGCTGACCGCCGATGAAAGCCTGAAGAAAGCCATTTTCGGCGGAGGCAGCACAGGGGAAGGCTGGTTCTGGGTGAATCTTGCGTATCTGTGCGGCGGCGTGTTTTTGCTTGCGACCAAAACCATTCGCTGGCACATCAGCGCAGGCCTTCTCGGGGCCCTCTTTGTGTGCAG
The window above is part of the Shewanella litorisediminis genome. Proteins encoded here:
- the rsxA gene encoding electron transport complex subunit RsxA, whose translation is MSEYLLLLIGTVLVNNFVLVKFLGLCPFMGVSGKLESAIGMSMATTFVLTLASVLSFLVNQYLLAPFDLTYLRTMSFILVIAVVVQFTEMLVQKTSASLHRALGIYLPLITTNCAVLGVALLNVNEQHNFLESAIYGFGAAAGFSLVLILFSAMRERLAAADVPMPFRGGAIAMITAGLMSLAFMGFTGLVK
- a CDS encoding EAL domain-containing protein gives rise to the protein MSLTKTFPLALILLFGGAALWLHQENLGLMQDDRQALEAQYQNKSTELVSWHGDGQALYQHLQKDIKLQFFQYTDGTDGSRNFTTGQLQKTPESVLENLFPLEITDTRNLPDGRLMVKLDTSLPRAQAVKTYSEQLFMLTCLWGASLLLFFGLASTLSRKIQYAADYLKSLAELNFSPPEQSKLGGELKPLASAFEEARQALKHKIDGLHQENEKLSRAAFQDPITGFGSRARFTRKLDELAKSEKDLLGSLAMLQATELGTINQLKGRTAGDDYLAKVAGCLRKAGSAFPEAEFYRISSSDFAVFLPNLVISDAERFLEPLKTLLDEYQSTAAMESVAYTGLVPYKSGVDPVGLLSLSDAALSIAQTLGSNSFHVLEKFSDDQEIGDNRWQVAITEIITQRAVRFFQQPIQPCRSEVEVYRELFARFFNAEGKVLPTATVIAMAERHGLSQELDKLVVLSAVRMLLDNPNLTGAYGVNISAVSATDDNFVVWLKDLLTKHRAISTRLVLEINESGLQTNMQGSFRFIRDVHSVGTRVSIERFGMGFTSFKFFREVRPDYIKLDATYSEAIDQDANNKFFVRMMIDIARRIGVRVIACGVERQEEKLTLEKLMVDGLQGFYIAKPEPATGKDVLDEKLARQR
- the rsxB gene encoding electron transport complex subunit RsxB gives rise to the protein MSAVMIAVVLLGLLALVFGAILGFAAVKFKVEGDPLVDQVESLLPQTQCGQCGYPGCRPYAEAIAGGDQINKCPPGGTATMEKIAELMGVEPQPLSASTEQQVKKVAYIREDECIGCTKCIQACPVDAIVGAGKLMHTVITQDCTGCDLCVEPCPVDCIDMLPVTQDIKTWNWKLSAIPVMQLEEDKQC
- the rsxC gene encoding electron transport complex subunit RsxC; this translates as MLTLLEQLDKGTLWRSPGGIHPPEMKSVSNGTAIAPLPLFAEYLIPLPQVGEQAILAVKVGDEVRKGQALTQGQGVGYLPAHAPTSGRIKAIESRPSNHASALPVLTLVLESDGQDKWCELNSASLDELSPAEMVKKVQDAGIAGMGGAAFPSHIKLSPASEIELVIVNGVECEPYITADDRLMREHADDIIAGVGIVERILAPKRIIIAIEDNKPEAADAMRAAINRSQMPAGLVRVTVIPTKYPSGGEKQLIQIVTGQEVPSGAIPAQLGILVHNVGTLFAIRDAVIDGKPLIERIITVTGNAVSEPGNYRALIGTKVQDVLDHCGFRAAEAQKIIMGGPMMGYTLANTEVPLLKGSNCLLVPNGLEITEMPPEKPCIRCGECAVACPALLLPQQLFWHAKAEEYDKAQSYNLKDCIECGCCSYVCPSDIPLVEYYRVAKAAIRQQAEEKASAERAKVRFEARIARLEEEKAAREAKAKEAAEKRKAAMAGGEKDAIAAALARVQAKKAAQGQAAAQEDASPTTPSSDSAADPKAGVAAAIARAKAKKAALASGGNSATADSAQTTENNGAKDADSAESENLTPAAEIQDTKRAAVASAIAKAKAKKAAKDADDQQVTAPDSAAPASPLTDAPAMDDKAARVAAAVAKAKAKKLAAGAAETTPQDVAVQPDGGINPEEPAAPSGRDEDSPVDEKAARVAAAVAKAKAKAAAKRAQVQPESAEVADIHSDTQAKEAQEADIQVTANMAGDTQHIDTGSEQDIPAMHHSGAETLAVLPSDAEALKKARIAAAVAKAKAKKAAKEHE
- the rsxD gene encoding electron transport complex subunit RsxD produces the protein MAFKIASSPHVRKDSQTSAVMQRVILAALPGLAVQCYFFGWGTFIQVCVAIATAVAAEALVLKLRNRPVSPTLMDQSAVLTALLIGVAIPPLAPWYLVVIGTVFAIVMVKQLYGGLGQNLFNPAMAAYVLLLVSFPVLMTTWAAPSTLAQSSAGILDAIEVIFSTHGAADFALGIDGVSMATPLDTLKTDLSMGLTADESLKKAIFGGGSTGEGWFWVNLAYLCGGVFLLATKTIRWHISAGLLGALFVCSLFGFGASPDTHASPLFNLFSGATMLAAFFIATDPVTAATSPRGRLLFGAMIGVLIYLIRTFGGYPDGVAFAVLLANLCAPLIDYYIKPRAYGHRGSL